The following are encoded together in the Humulus lupulus chromosome 5, drHumLupu1.1, whole genome shotgun sequence genome:
- the LOC133778227 gene encoding uncharacterized protein LOC133778227, giving the protein MNGGGLTSSSLRASFSYCVQQVRSYDYHHYLCLLELPVNMRKAAFAIRAFNIETARAMDVASDPKIGLMRLLWWQEAIDKIYAKKAIEHPTAQALSSVIHENKITKGWLKRSVEARINDARRESTEIPEKIKELEQYAEDTASTILYTTLQAGGIRSTIADHAASHVGKASGLLLLIKSLPYHASRNHHFSYIPTEVAAKHGLLTNQGGQIELRLESRENLCSAVFDMASVANVHLQKARELVGTVPTEARPVLLPAVPAQVLLDSLSKAHFDVFDPSLSRGVLGLPPLWFQLKLKWHSWRGKY; this is encoded by the coding sequence ATGAACGGTGGTGGTTTGACATCTAGTAGCTTGCGGGCATCGTTCTCGTATTGTGTACAACAAGTACGAAGCTATGATTACCATCACTACCTTTGCCTTCTGGAACTTCCCGTCAACATGCGGAAGGCTGCATTTGCAATTCGTGCCTTCAACATCGAAACAGCCAGAGCTATGGATGTTGCATCTGATCCGAAGATTGGCCTTATGCGCCTGCTGTGGTGGCAAGAAGCCATAGACAAAATCTACGCTAAAAAGGCTATCGAACACCCTACAGCTCAGGCTCTCTCCTCAGTTATACATGAGAACAAAATCACCAAAGGGTGGTTAAAACGATCTGTGGAAGCTCGAATTAACGATGCCAGAAGAGAGAGCACTGAAATCCCAGAAAAGATTAAAGAGTTGGAGCAATATGCAGAAGACACTGCCTCAACTATTCTTTACACTACGCTTCAGGCTGGCGGTATAAGGTCCACTATAGCTGATCATGCAGCCTCACATGTTGGCAAAGCGAGTGGCCTTCTTTTGCTGATCAAGTCACTACCGTACCACGCTAGCCGCAACCACCACTTTTCTTACATACCCACTGAGGTAGCGGCCAAGCATGGCTTATTGACTAATCAGGGAGGTCAAATAGAACTACGTTTAGAATCTCGAGAAAATCTATGTAGCGCGGTGTTTGACATGGCATCTGTAGCTAATGTTCATTTACAGAAGGCTCGTGAGTTGGTTGGAACAGTGCCTACTGAGGCTCGTCCGGTGCTGCTGCCTGCAGTGCCTGCTCAAGTCCTGTTGGATTCTTTGAGTAAGGCGCATTTTGATGTCTTTGATCCCAGTTTGTCAAGAGGGGTACTCGGCTTGCCTCCTTTATGGTTTCAATTGAAATTGAAGTGGCATTCGTGGAGAGGAAAATACTAA